One window of the Pseudomonas lurida genome contains the following:
- a CDS encoding GntR family transcriptional regulator: protein MLDQLESTAVAQDDSQTMSENVFRRIQAAIVKGEIAPGSKISEPELARTYGISRGPLREAIHRLEGQRLLVRVPHVGARVVSLSHAELIELYEIRESLEGMACRLAAERMTDAEIEELRQVLHTHERDEAFQAGLGYYQQEGDFDFHYRIIQGAGNRTLTQMLCGELYQLVRMYRIQFSATPNRPRQAFAEHHRILDAIADRDGELAELLMRRHIGASKRNIARHFPDGAPQTTTQRGES, encoded by the coding sequence ATGCTGGATCAGCTGGAATCCACAGCCGTGGCGCAGGACGACTCCCAGACCATGTCCGAGAACGTCTTCCGGCGTATCCAGGCCGCCATCGTCAAAGGTGAGATAGCCCCCGGCAGCAAGATCTCCGAGCCGGAACTGGCGCGTACCTACGGTATCAGCCGCGGCCCGCTGCGCGAGGCGATCCACCGCCTTGAAGGCCAGCGCCTGCTGGTGCGTGTGCCTCACGTCGGCGCCCGGGTGGTGTCGCTGAGCCACGCCGAGCTGATCGAACTCTATGAAATCCGCGAATCGCTCGAAGGCATGGCCTGCCGCCTGGCGGCCGAGCGCATGACCGACGCGGAGATCGAAGAGCTGCGCCAGGTGCTGCACACCCACGAGCGGGACGAAGCCTTTCAGGCCGGCCTCGGCTATTACCAGCAGGAAGGCGACTTCGATTTTCATTACCGGATAATTCAAGGCGCCGGTAACCGCACCCTGACCCAAATGCTCTGCGGCGAGCTGTACCAATTGGTGCGCATGTACCGCATCCAGTTCTCCGCCACCCCCAATCGCCCACGCCAGGCCTTCGCCGAGCACCACCGCATACTTGATGCGATTGCCGATCGCGACGGCGAACTGGCCGAACTGTTGATGCGCCGGCATATCGGCGCATCCAAACGCAACATTGCCCGCCATTTCCCGGACGGCGCTCCCCAGACAACCACTCAGCGAGGTGAGTCATGA
- the pabB gene encoding aminodeoxychorismate synthase component I yields MPTCSVHPLPYRANPAEYFAVIRHAPGAVLLDSGRPAAERGRYDLLSAWPQTTLTVSPDESGSDFLQRLRENLAQLGDADLPDGYALPFAGGLIGYLSYDFGRHLEQMPHLAADDLHLPDARFGLYAWALISDHQAQASQLVFHPALADSERQRLIALFRHPDAGSTALFKLQGPMAPDLTAERYRQAIVRIQDYIQAGDCYQVNFAQRFRAPCLGDPWVAYCALREACPTPFSGFQSLPDDGAVLSLSPERFVRISERHVETRPIKGTRPRGLTPEEDAAHAAELLASPKDRAENLMIVDLLRNDLGRTCRTGSVSVPELFSLESYPNVHHLVSSVTGTLADDKDALDLIAGSFPGGSITGAPKIRAMQIIDELEPTRRGLYCGSLVYLDVRGEMDSSIAIRSLLVKDGQVCCWGGGGIVADSQWEAEYQESLTKVKVLLHTLESL; encoded by the coding sequence ATGCCGACCTGCTCCGTACACCCGCTGCCCTACCGGGCCAACCCCGCTGAGTACTTTGCGGTGATTCGCCACGCGCCTGGTGCCGTGCTGCTGGACAGTGGGCGACCGGCAGCCGAGCGCGGGCGTTATGACCTGCTGAGCGCCTGGCCGCAAACAACCCTGACGGTGTCGCCCGACGAAAGTGGTAGTGATTTCCTGCAACGCTTGCGGGAAAACCTTGCCCAGTTGGGTGATGCGGATTTACCCGACGGTTATGCATTGCCGTTTGCCGGTGGCCTGATCGGCTACCTGAGCTATGACTTCGGTCGTCATCTTGAGCAGATGCCGCACTTGGCCGCAGATGACCTGCACCTGCCGGATGCGCGCTTCGGGCTGTACGCCTGGGCGTTGATCAGTGATCACCAGGCGCAGGCCAGCCAGCTTGTTTTTCACCCCGCACTGGCGGACAGCGAGCGGCAACGCTTGATTGCCTTGTTCCGTCACCCGGACGCTGGCTCCACCGCCCTTTTCAAGCTCCAGGGCCCCATGGCACCGGACCTTACTGCCGAGCGTTATCGACAAGCGATCGTGCGCATCCAGGACTACATCCAGGCCGGCGATTGCTACCAGGTCAACTTCGCCCAGCGTTTTCGAGCGCCCTGCCTTGGCGATCCATGGGTGGCGTATTGCGCCCTGCGCGAAGCCTGCCCGACGCCGTTCTCGGGGTTCCAGAGCCTGCCGGACGACGGCGCGGTGCTGAGCCTGTCGCCAGAGCGCTTCGTGCGCATCAGCGAGCGCCACGTCGAAACCCGACCCATCAAAGGCACTCGCCCACGTGGCCTGACGCCCGAAGAAGACGCCGCTCACGCCGCCGAACTGCTGGCCAGCCCCAAGGATCGCGCCGAAAACCTGATGATTGTCGACCTGCTCCGCAATGACCTCGGCCGCACCTGCCGCACTGGCTCGGTGAGCGTGCCGGAGCTGTTCAGCCTCGAAAGCTACCCCAATGTGCACCACCTGGTCAGCAGCGTGACCGGCACACTGGCCGATGACAAAGACGCCCTCGACCTGATCGCCGGCAGCTTCCCCGGCGGCTCCATTACCGGCGCGCCGAAGATCCGCGCGATGCAGATCATCGACGAACTGGAGCCCACCCGACGCGGGCTTTACTGCGGTTCGCTGGTGTACCTGGACGTACGCGGCGAAATGGACAGCTCCATCGCCATCCGCAGCCTGCTGGTGAAGGATGGGCAGGTGTGTTGCTGGGGGGGCGGTGGGATCGTGGCAGATTCGCAGTGGGAAGCGGAGTATCAGGAGTCGCTGACCAAGGTGAAGGTGTTGTTACACACGTTGGAAAGCCTGTAG
- a CDS encoding LysR family transcriptional regulator — MESFGSIECFVRSAEGGSFAEAARHMSLTPAAVGKSVAKLEARLGVRLFQRSTRRLTLTEAGKLFLEEVSGSLTTIQNAVANLASAEGRPVGTLKVSMGTVFGNRYVVPLLGAFMRRFPDISPDWHFDNRQVDLIGQGFDAAIGGGFELPQGVVARKLTPAHRVLVASADYLAQRPPVRGPDDLSRCRGILIRSPQTGRIRSWQLTSLEREQRPLVLKPSMTMSDSEAACCASAQGLGIALVSMPMAVPFLDSGAVVRVLPDWYVDDGNISLYYAEHKLLPGKTRAFVDFIIEQFAEQHLAARFNATL; from the coding sequence ATGGAAAGCTTTGGCAGTATCGAATGCTTCGTGCGCAGCGCCGAAGGTGGCAGCTTTGCCGAGGCCGCGCGGCACATGAGCCTGACACCGGCAGCCGTGGGCAAAAGCGTCGCCAAGCTTGAAGCACGCCTGGGTGTGCGCCTGTTCCAGCGCAGCACCCGACGGCTGACCCTGACCGAAGCCGGCAAACTGTTTCTCGAAGAGGTGAGCGGCAGCCTGACCACCATCCAGAATGCCGTGGCTAACCTGGCCAGCGCCGAGGGGCGGCCAGTGGGCACGCTCAAGGTCAGCATGGGCACAGTCTTTGGCAATCGGTATGTGGTGCCATTGCTGGGGGCGTTCATGCGCCGTTTTCCGGATATCAGCCCGGACTGGCATTTCGATAACCGCCAGGTCGACCTGATCGGCCAGGGCTTCGATGCGGCCATCGGTGGAGGCTTCGAACTGCCCCAGGGCGTGGTGGCGCGCAAGTTGACGCCGGCGCATCGGGTGTTGGTCGCGTCTGCGGACTACCTGGCGCAGCGCCCACCGGTGCGGGGGCCCGACGATTTGTCGCGCTGTCGCGGCATCCTTATCCGTTCACCGCAGACCGGTCGCATCCGTTCCTGGCAATTGACCAGCCTCGAGCGTGAACAGCGCCCGCTGGTGCTCAAGCCGAGCATGACCATGAGTGACTCCGAAGCCGCCTGCTGTGCCAGCGCCCAAGGCCTGGGCATTGCATTGGTGAGCATGCCCATGGCTGTGCCGTTCCTCGACAGTGGCGCGGTGGTGCGGGTACTGCCCGACTGGTACGTCGACGACGGCAACATCTCCCTCTACTACGCCGAACACAAGCTGCTGCCCGGCAAGACCCGGGCGTTTGTGGATTTCATCATCGAGCAGTTTGCCGAACAACACCTGGCTGCCAGGTTCAACGCCACCCTGTAG
- a CDS encoding osmotic stress tolerance membrane protein RloB translates to MRSLTLHLKILIAILVVLGISVTAYQIFVLGIPVTEDATDDLWNIDAKVEFVANPKDPVKIQMFVPPLSRDFVSLNESFISNNYGVSVNRTDGNRKVTWSARRAKGNQTLYYRLVLTKRYSGEKVKVKGPTFRDSIAVEGPEKIAAEALLAPIRQHSADVETFISEAIKRTNNLNDDNVKLLLAGDPSTPHKAKIVELLLSIAHVPVEKVHTIRLVADQPQTPELWLRSFNGNDWLYFNPETGEQGLPADRLLWWTGDENLITVDGGKKAMVTFSLNNSEMNAIRLAKLTDENTDANFLEYSLYGLPLQTQQTFMIMVMIPIGVLVILILRNLIGLQTLGTFTPVLIALAFRETQLGFGIVLFTIITALGLSLRSYLEHLKLQMLPRLSVVLTFVVVLIAAISLFSHKLGLERGLSVALFPMVILTMTIERLSITWEERGANHALKVAIGTLFAASLAHLIMSVPELIYFVFTFPAILLILVGFMLAMGRYRGYRLTELVRFKAFLKADS, encoded by the coding sequence ATGCGCTCTCTGACCCTGCACCTGAAAATCCTGATCGCCATCCTGGTGGTGCTGGGTATTTCGGTCACCGCCTATCAGATCTTCGTGCTGGGGATCCCCGTCACCGAGGACGCCACCGACGACTTGTGGAACATCGATGCCAAGGTCGAGTTCGTCGCCAACCCGAAAGACCCGGTGAAGATCCAGATGTTCGTGCCGCCCTTGAGCCGCGACTTCGTCAGCCTCAACGAGAGTTTCATTTCGAACAACTACGGGGTGAGCGTCAACCGCACCGACGGCAACCGCAAGGTCACCTGGTCGGCACGCCGCGCCAAGGGTAACCAGACCCTGTATTACCGCCTGGTGCTCACCAAGCGTTACAGCGGCGAAAAGGTCAAGGTCAAGGGCCCGACCTTCCGCGACAGCATTGCCGTGGAAGGCCCGGAAAAAATCGCCGCCGAAGCGCTGCTGGCGCCTATCCGCCAGCATTCGGCCGACGTCGAGACCTTTATCAGCGAAGCCATCAAGCGCACCAACAACCTCAACGACGACAACGTGAAACTGTTGCTGGCGGGCGACCCGTCGACGCCGCACAAAGCCAAGATCGTCGAACTGCTGCTGTCCATCGCCCATGTGCCGGTGGAAAAGGTCCACACCATTCGCTTGGTGGCCGACCAGCCGCAAACCCCGGAACTCTGGCTGCGCAGCTTCAACGGCAATGACTGGTTGTACTTCAACCCGGAAACCGGCGAACAAGGCCTGCCGGCCGACCGCCTGCTGTGGTGGACCGGCGATGAAAACCTGATCACCGTCGACGGTGGCAAGAAAGCCATGGTGACCTTCAGCCTGAACAACAGCGAGATGAACGCGATTCGCCTGGCCAAGCTGACCGACGAGAACACCGACGCCAACTTCCTCGAATATTCGCTGTACGGCCTGCCGCTGCAAACCCAGCAGACCTTCATGATCATGGTCATGATCCCGATTGGTGTGCTGGTGATCCTGATCCTGCGCAACCTCATTGGCCTGCAGACCCTGGGCACCTTCACGCCGGTGCTGATCGCCCTGGCGTTCCGCGAGACGCAGCTGGGCTTCGGGATTGTGCTGTTCACGATCATCACGGCGCTGGGGCTGTCGCTCAGGTCGTACCTGGAACACTTGAAGCTGCAGATGCTGCCGAGGCTGTCGGTGGTGCTCACCTTTGTGGTGGTGCTGATCGCGGCCATCAGCCTGTTCAGTCATAAACTGGGGCTGGAGCGCGGGTTGTCGGTGGCGCTGTTCCCGATGGTGATCCTGACCATGACCATCGAACGCCTGTCGATCACCTGGGAAGAACGCGGCGCCAACCATGCGCTGAAAGTGGCGATTGGTACGCTGTTTGCCGCATCCCTGGCGCACCTGATCATGAGCGTGCCGGAACTGATCTACTTCGTGTTCACCTTCCCGGCGATCCTGCTGATCCTGGTGGGTTTCATGCTGGCCATGGGTCGTTATCGCGGCTACCGCCTGACCGAGCTGGTGCGTTTCAAGGCCTTCCTCAAGGCTGACTCGTAA
- a CDS encoding retropepsin-like aspartic peptidase RloA yields MRLKPFLLLICLLAAPGLGVAAEKTVYGLNEYAQLAGIDLEVAAKLDTGAKTASLSARDIKRFKRDGESWVRFYLAIDTAHSHPIERPLARVSKIKRRAGDYDPDEDKNYTARPVIALDICMGTALRSIEVNLTDRSAFQYPLLIGSEALKRFDALVDPSLKYAAGKPACAADAHTAE; encoded by the coding sequence ATGAGACTCAAACCCTTCCTTCTATTGATTTGCCTGTTGGCCGCACCAGGCCTTGGCGTAGCCGCCGAGAAGACCGTGTATGGCCTCAACGAATACGCGCAATTGGCCGGTATCGACCTGGAGGTCGCTGCCAAACTGGACACCGGTGCCAAGACCGCGTCCCTCAGCGCCCGTGATATCAAGCGCTTCAAGCGCGACGGCGAGTCCTGGGTGCGTTTCTACCTGGCCATCGACACCGCCCACTCCCACCCCATCGAACGTCCCCTGGCCCGCGTCAGCAAGATCAAGCGCCGCGCCGGTGACTACGACCCCGATGAGGACAAGAACTACACCGCCCGTCCGGTGATAGCCCTGGATATTTGCATGGGCACCGCTTTACGCAGCATCGAAGTGAACTTGACTGACCGCAGCGCATTCCAATATCCGCTGCTGATTGGCTCCGAAGCGCTGAAACGCTTTGATGCGCTGGTCGACCCCAGTCTTAAATACGCAGCAGGCAAACCTGCCTGCGCCGCCGACGCTCATACCGCCGAGTAA
- the thrH gene encoding bifunctional phosphoserine phosphatase/homoserine phosphotransferase ThrH, producing the protein MEIACLDLEGVLVPEIWIAFAEKTGIESLRATTRDIPDYDVLMKQRLRILDEHGLKLADIQEVIATLKPLDGAIEFVNWLRERFQVVILSDTFYEFSQPLMRQLGFPTLLCHRLITDETDRVVSYQLRQKDPKRQSVLAFKSLYYRVIAAGDSYNDTTMLGEADRGILFHAPENVIREFPQFPAVHTFEDLKQAFIKASNRSLSL; encoded by the coding sequence GTGGAAATTGCCTGTCTCGACCTGGAAGGGGTGCTGGTTCCGGAGATCTGGATCGCCTTCGCCGAAAAAACCGGTATTGAATCCCTGCGGGCCACCACCCGGGACATTCCCGACTACGACGTACTGATGAAGCAACGCCTGCGCATTCTCGACGAGCATGGGCTCAAGCTCGCCGACATCCAGGAAGTGATCGCCACGCTCAAGCCGCTGGACGGCGCCATCGAGTTCGTCAACTGGCTGCGCGAGCGCTTCCAGGTGGTGATCCTGTCGGACACCTTCTACGAGTTCTCCCAGCCGCTGATGCGCCAACTGGGTTTCCCGACCCTGCTGTGCCACCGCCTGATCACCGACGAAACCGACCGCGTGGTCAGTTACCAGCTGCGCCAGAAAGACCCCAAGCGCCAATCGGTGCTGGCCTTCAAGAGTCTGTACTACCGCGTGATCGCCGCCGGCGACTCTTACAACGACACCACTATGCTGGGTGAAGCCGACCGTGGGATTCTGTTCCATGCGCCGGAGAACGTGATCCGCGAATTCCCGCAATTCCCCGCGGTGCATACGTTTGAGGATCTGAAGCAAGCGTTCATCAAGGCGTCGAATCGGTCTTTGAGCCTGTAG
- a CDS encoding NCS1 family nucleobase:cation symporter-1 has translation MRPSLSNNLALDLPSSSLNPEATSPGPLVLSPRLHNKDLAPTKVEGRRWGRYSIFALWTNDVHNIANYSFAIGLYALGLGGWQILLSLGIGAALVYFFMNLSGYMGQKTGVPFPVISRISFGIHGAQIPALIRAVIAIAWFGIQTYLASVVFRVLLTAIHPGFAEYDHNSILGLSSLGWVCFVAIWLVQLVILAYGMEMVRRYEGFAGPVILLTVASLAGWMYFQAGGNIAWSIREPLSGGEMWRNIFAGGALWLAIYGTLILNFCDFARSSPCRKTIQVGNFWGLPVNILVFAAITVLLCGGQFQLNGRVIESPTEIIAAIPNTFFLVLGCLAFLIVTVAVNIMANFVAPAFVLSNLAPRYLNFRRAGLISATVAVLILPWNLYNSPLVIVYFLSGLGALLGPLYGVIMVDYWLIRKSQVDVPHLYSEDPNGIYYYSRGVNLRAVAAFIPAAVIAILLALLPGFASVSPFSWLFGAGIAGLLYLLIAKRQPFYADVSGESIAVDNVSH, from the coding sequence ATGCGTCCAAGCCTCTCGAACAACCTCGCACTGGATCTGCCCTCCTCGTCCCTGAACCCCGAAGCGACAAGTCCCGGCCCGCTGGTGCTCAGCCCGCGCCTGCATAACAAGGACCTGGCGCCCACCAAGGTCGAAGGCCGGCGATGGGGGCGCTACAGCATCTTTGCCCTGTGGACCAATGACGTGCACAACATTGCCAACTACTCGTTCGCCATTGGCCTGTATGCATTGGGCCTGGGCGGCTGGCAGATTCTGTTGTCCCTGGGCATCGGGGCGGCGCTGGTGTACTTCTTCATGAACCTGTCAGGCTACATGGGGCAGAAAACCGGCGTGCCCTTTCCGGTGATCAGCCGCATCAGCTTCGGCATCCATGGCGCGCAGATTCCGGCGTTGATCCGTGCGGTGATTGCGATCGCCTGGTTTGGTATCCAGACCTACCTGGCGTCGGTGGTGTTCCGCGTGCTTTTGACGGCGATTCACCCAGGCTTTGCCGAATACGACCACAATTCGATCCTTGGCCTGTCTTCCCTTGGCTGGGTGTGTTTTGTGGCGATCTGGCTGGTGCAACTGGTGATCCTGGCCTACGGCATGGAGATGGTGCGCCGCTATGAGGGTTTCGCCGGGCCGGTGATCCTACTGACGGTGGCCTCGTTGGCCGGCTGGATGTATTTCCAGGCGGGCGGCAACATTGCCTGGTCGATCCGCGAACCGCTGAGTGGCGGCGAGATGTGGCGCAATATCTTTGCCGGTGGCGCGCTGTGGCTGGCGATCTACGGCACGCTGATCCTCAATTTCTGCGACTTCGCCCGCTCCTCGCCCTGCCGCAAGACCATCCAGGTCGGCAACTTCTGGGGCCTGCCGGTGAACATCCTGGTGTTTGCCGCAATCACCGTGCTGCTGTGCGGTGGGCAATTCCAGCTCAATGGCCGCGTGATCGAGAGTCCCACCGAGATCATCGCCGCGATCCCGAACACCTTCTTCCTGGTACTGGGCTGCCTGGCCTTCCTGATTGTCACTGTGGCGGTGAATATCATGGCCAACTTTGTCGCGCCGGCCTTTGTGCTGAGCAACCTGGCGCCCAGGTACTTGAACTTCCGCCGCGCCGGGCTGATCAGTGCCACCGTGGCGGTGCTGATCCTGCCGTGGAACCTCTACAACAGCCCGCTGGTGATCGTGTATTTCCTCTCCGGCCTGGGTGCGCTGCTCGGGCCGCTGTATGGGGTGATCATGGTCGATTACTGGCTGATCCGTAAAAGCCAGGTCGACGTACCGCACCTGTACAGCGAAGACCCGAATGGCATTTATTACTACAGCCGCGGCGTCAATTTGCGTGCGGTGGCGGCGTTTATTCCTGCGGCGGTCATCGCCATTCTCCTGGCACTGCTGCCTGGGTTCGCCAGCGTCTCACCGTTTTCCTGGCTGTTTGGCGCTGGTATTGCAGGGCTGCTGTACTTGCTGATCGCCAAGCGCCAGCCGTTCTACGCCGATGTCAGCGGCGAAAGCATTGCAGTCGATAACGTCAGTCATTAA
- a CDS encoding alpha-L-glutamate ligase-like protein, whose product MFGFWKTWKALEARGIMGINRRNADYVLKYNKRSLYPIVDDKIITKERALAAGIHVPEMYGVISTEKEIDKLDDIIGGRSDFVIKPAQGAGGDGILVVADRFEGRYRTVSGKIISHEEIEHQISSILTGLYSLGGHRDRALIEYRVVPDQIFKSISYEGVPDIRIIVLMGYPVMAMLRLPTRQSGGKANLHQGAIGVGVDLATGLTLRGTWLNNIITKHPDTTNAVDGVQLPNWDGFMKLAAGCYELCGLGYIGVDMVLDQEKGPLILELNARPGLNIQIANDCGLTLRTHAVEARLEALKAAGVTETPEERVKFVQEMFGHIPPVEG is encoded by the coding sequence ATGTTCGGCTTCTGGAAGACCTGGAAAGCCCTCGAAGCGCGGGGGATCATGGGCATCAATCGGCGTAACGCCGACTACGTGCTCAAGTACAACAAGCGCAGCCTGTACCCGATCGTGGATGACAAGATCATCACCAAGGAACGCGCGCTTGCCGCCGGCATCCATGTGCCGGAAATGTACGGAGTGATCTCCACCGAGAAGGAAATCGACAAGCTCGACGACATCATCGGCGGGCGCAGCGACTTCGTGATCAAGCCCGCCCAGGGGGCCGGCGGTGACGGCATCCTGGTGGTGGCGGACCGTTTTGAAGGGCGCTATCGCACGGTGTCCGGCAAGATCATCAGCCACGAAGAGATCGAGCATCAGATCTCCAGCATCCTCACTGGCCTCTACTCGCTGGGCGGCCACCGTGATCGCGCGCTGATCGAGTACCGGGTGGTGCCGGACCAGATTTTCAAAAGCATCAGCTATGAAGGCGTGCCGGACATCCGCATCATCGTGCTGATGGGCTACCCGGTGATGGCCATGCTGCGCTTGCCGACCCGCCAGTCGGGCGGCAAAGCCAACCTGCACCAGGGAGCCATCGGTGTCGGTGTAGACCTCGCTACCGGCCTGACCCTGCGAGGCACCTGGCTGAACAACATCATCACCAAGCACCCCGACACCACCAATGCCGTGGATGGCGTGCAGCTCCCCAACTGGGACGGTTTCATGAAACTCGCGGCCGGCTGCTACGAGCTGTGCGGGCTGGGCTATATCGGCGTGGACATGGTGCTCGACCAGGAGAAAGGCCCGCTGATCCTGGAGCTCAACGCGCGCCCAGGGCTGAATATCCAGATCGCCAACGACTGCGGCTTGACCCTGCGTACACATGCGGTGGAAGCTCGGCTGGAAGCGCTGAAAGCCGCTGGCGTGACGGAAACGCCGGAAGAGCGCGTGAAGTTCGTGCAGGAAATGTTCGGGCATATTCCGCCTGTGGAAGGCTGA
- a CDS encoding phosphoadenylyl-sulfate reductase, translating to MNQAFDVAELAATYANKSAQDILKLAFSQFGDDLWISFSGAEDVVLVDMAWKLNKNVKVFSLDTGRLHPETYRFIEQVRDFYKIDIELISPDQSKLEPFVKEKGLFSFYKDGHGECCGVRKIEPLRRKLAGVTAWATGQRRDQSPGTRSQVAALEVDTAFSTPERTLHKFNPLAQMTSEEIWGYIRMLELPYNSLHERGFISIGCEPCTRPVLPNQHEREGRWWWEEATQKECGLHAGNIISKA from the coding sequence ATGAACCAAGCCTTCGACGTCGCTGAACTCGCCGCGACTTACGCCAATAAATCCGCCCAGGATATTCTCAAGCTGGCGTTCAGCCAGTTCGGTGACGACCTGTGGATTTCCTTCAGCGGTGCCGAGGACGTGGTGCTGGTGGACATGGCCTGGAAGCTGAACAAGAACGTCAAGGTATTCAGCCTCGACACCGGCCGCCTGCACCCGGAGACCTACCGGTTTATCGAGCAAGTGCGCGATTTCTACAAGATCGACATCGAGTTGATCTCGCCGGACCAGAGCAAACTGGAACCGTTCGTCAAAGAGAAGGGCCTGTTCAGCTTCTACAAGGACGGTCATGGCGAATGCTGCGGTGTGCGCAAGATCGAACCACTGCGCCGCAAACTCGCCGGCGTGACGGCCTGGGCCACTGGCCAGCGCCGCGACCAGAGCCCCGGCACCCGCAGCCAGGTAGCGGCGTTGGAGGTCGACACGGCCTTCTCCACCCCGGAACGCACCCTGCATAAATTCAACCCGCTGGCGCAGATGACCAGTGAAGAAATCTGGGGTTACATCCGCATGTTGGAGCTGCCGTACAACAGCCTGCATGAGCGCGGCTTCATCAGCATCGGTTGCGAGCCCTGCACCCGGCCGGTATTGCCGAACCAGCACGAGCGCGAAGGTCGCTGGTGGTGGGAGGAAGCCACGCAGAAGGAATGCGGGCTGCATGCCGGGAATATCATCAGCAAGGCCTAA
- a CDS encoding aspartate/glutamate racemase family protein, with product MRILVVNVNTTESITETIAQQARAVAAPGTEIVGLTPYFGAESVEGNFESYLAAIAVMDRVMAYDQPFDAVIQAGYGEHGREGLQELLDVPVVDITEAAASTAMFLGHAYSVVTTLDRTVPLIEDRLKLAGLYQRCASVRASGMAVLELEENPLAAMEAIVRQAELAISEDKAEVICLGCGGMAGLDEQIRQRTGVPVVDGVTAAVTIAESLVRLGLSTSKVRTYATPRPKKVMGWPGKFGR from the coding sequence ATGCGTATCCTCGTGGTCAACGTCAACACCACCGAATCCATCACTGAAACCATCGCCCAGCAGGCACGGGCCGTGGCCGCGCCGGGCACCGAGATCGTCGGGCTGACGCCTTACTTCGGCGCGGAGTCGGTGGAGGGCAATTTTGAAAGCTACCTGGCCGCCATCGCGGTGATGGACCGGGTGATGGCTTACGACCAGCCGTTCGATGCGGTGATCCAGGCCGGCTACGGCGAGCACGGCCGCGAAGGCTTGCAGGAACTGCTCGACGTGCCTGTGGTGGACATCACGGAAGCCGCCGCCAGTACGGCAATGTTCCTGGGCCACGCCTATTCGGTGGTGACCACACTCGACCGCACGGTGCCGCTGATCGAAGACCGCCTGAAACTGGCCGGCCTGTACCAGCGCTGCGCCTCGGTGCGTGCCAGTGGGATGGCGGTGCTGGAGTTGGAAGAAAACCCGCTGGCGGCGATGGAAGCCATCGTGCGCCAGGCAGAACTGGCCATCAGCGAAGACAAGGCCGAGGTGATCTGCCTGGGCTGTGGCGGCATGGCCGGGCTGGACGAGCAGATTCGCCAGCGCACCGGCGTACCGGTGGTGGATGGTGTAACCGCAGCAGTGACCATTGCCGAGTCGTTGGTGCGGCTGGGGTTGTCGACGTCGAAGGTCAGGACTTATGCCACGCCAAGGCCCAAGAAGGTGATGGGCTGGCCGGGCAAGTTCGGTCGGTGA
- the prpB gene encoding methylisocitrate lyase: protein MSSNNKSTPGQRFRDAVASEHPLQVVGAINANHALLAKRAGFKAIYLSGGGVAAGSLGVPDLGITGLDDVLTDVRRITDVCDLPLLVDVDTGFGSSAFNVARTVKSMIKFGAAAIHIEDQVGAKRCGHRPNKEIVSQQEMVDRIKAAVDARTDDSFVIMARTDALAVEGLESALDRAAACIEAGADMVFPEAITELEMYKLFASKVKAPILANITEFGATPLYTTEQLKSADVSIVLYPLSAFRAMNKAAENVYTAIRRDGTQQNVIDTMQTRMELYDRIDYHTFEQKLDALFAAKK from the coding sequence ATGAGTTCTAACAATAAAAGCACACCCGGCCAGCGATTCCGTGACGCCGTCGCCAGCGAGCACCCACTGCAGGTGGTCGGTGCGATCAACGCCAACCACGCGTTGCTGGCCAAGCGCGCGGGTTTCAAGGCCATCTACCTGTCGGGTGGCGGTGTGGCGGCGGGCTCCCTCGGCGTGCCAGACCTGGGCATCACCGGCCTGGATGACGTGCTGACCGACGTGCGCCGCATCACCGACGTCTGCGACTTGCCGCTGCTGGTGGACGTGGACACCGGTTTTGGCTCCTCGGCGTTCAACGTCGCGCGCACCGTCAAGTCGATGATCAAGTTCGGCGCGGCCGCGATTCACATCGAAGACCAGGTGGGCGCCAAGCGTTGCGGTCATCGCCCGAACAAGGAAATCGTGTCCCAGCAGGAAATGGTCGACCGCATCAAGGCCGCCGTGGATGCGCGCACCGATGACAGCTTCGTGATCATGGCCCGTACCGATGCCCTGGCCGTCGAAGGCTTGGAGTCGGCCCTGGACCGTGCCGCTGCCTGCATCGAAGCCGGCGCCGACATGGTGTTCCCGGAAGCCATCACCGAACTGGAGATGTACAAGCTCTTCGCGTCAAAGGTGAAGGCCCCGATCCTGGCCAACATCACCGAATTCGGCGCCACGCCGCTGTACACCACCGAACAGTTGAAATCTGCCGATGTTTCCATCGTGCTGTACCCGCTCTCGGCCTTCCGCGCCATGAACAAGGCGGCCGAGAACGTCTACACCGCGATCCGTCGCGACGGCACCCAGCAGAACGTGATCGACACCATGCAAACCCGCATGGAGCTTTACGATCGCATCGACTACCACACCTTCGAGCAGAAGCTCGACGCGCTGTTTGCCGCGAAAAAGTAA